The region tacgcatttatacagtcagcgatcttttgccagctgtctttcctgcattttgcagctgcaactgtgttgctttttgcctgtattatatgcctatactcatcatatttccgtaaaattattgtttgctcttcgctactgaaataagcggctctgacagcggacttctccatgcttgcgattggtcatgcgctgaaaacactgccccttttatgtgcacgcgctcatatccagattggagaaacctgggttgatataccgagttgataaccgccgtcgtgtgaccgcttagcgtgattgcaattgtcccgcttagtgaatctggataaggaaaagatatcctggatatgttgaacttgcttcgtagtacaggcccctggtgttTATCTCTGGTTTCTGTAGCGCAAACAAACAGGATAGGACGCTAGTCTATCGCTGGATTCCTTCCCTAGCAAAGCTTGGTACCCATTCATACACCTgggtgaagtgaggaaagccgaGAGTAAAGCATCTTTCCCAAGGATGCACAAAGTGAGTGCCAGGGTTCAAAACCACGACCTTCGGATCATGAGCCCGAAGCCCCGACCACTAGGTCACTCCGCTCCAAACACAACAATACACAAATGAAAATGGTAATGTAAAAATATTATCAAGTTTTGACACTTTGACGCTTAAAAGCAACAGTGCCGTtttggagctttattcaaatgcagctgaaaataatgtaggtgtgtcttcaacctggatttaaatCAACTGTGTTTCAGATGATCGAAGACTTTCTGGGACTTtcttccagacatgtggagcatagaagttGAACACAGCTTCTccgtgtctggttctgactctggagACTGATTAAAAACCTCCATCCCAATGATCTGAGGGGTTTGGGAGGTTCATACTGAGTCAGGAGGGCACTGATGTATTTTGTTCCAAAACCATTCAGAGTTTTCAGATAGACATTCAGTCAAGCTGATGCCACAGCCCTGGGGTGGTCATGTGTTGAGGCCCGATGTAAAGGAGATGTGACTGATTCTCACCACCAGCAGCCTGTTGGTCATGAAGTTAAATATCCAGCTGCAGGTGGAGTTCTTGGAATAAAAAGCTGAAGGCACATTTATCTCGTAATCGGCACATGGGTCAAAAGTGATGGTACTGAGGTGCATTGGTCTGAATGTCTGAATTTCTGAAGGTAGACTGGCCCCAAATAATCTGTGCCggttttagagcaacatattTTGCCATCCAGCTGATATAGTTGGATTATTTCTGTGAGACGGCATCAGACTGCATTCACACTTTTAAATAAGTAAAAACATCCTTCTCCATAATGGCCATTGTACTTATTTATGACTATCAAGAGTGTGCTATAGCATTTCCTCTATTGATCCCTACATCCTGCTGTTAAGTGCTGGAagtattttctttagttttttaaaCAGGACAACTGAGTTAATTATGAAACAAGATTTTAACAATAGTTTAAAGAATAGTCCATTCATGGGTTTAAGTGCATatagtatgattttttttttttctctcctttcttGTCTCAGTGCTGAGAGAACCATCTTGTCCTTTGAATTTCTTTTGTACCCGTTTACAGACAAGGACCAGTTAAGGCAGGAGCGTCTGAGGAAAAGGGGCCGTCCTCTGTCAGCAAACTCTTTCTCACAGAGGACCAGTAGAAGCTCCTGCTTGTCAGCCCAGGTATGAAATTGCTGATTTGTTTCATTATTGCTTCACAAAATACTAACATATTGCACTAAAGCATGACTTTTGGGTTTGCTGGATCCTTACAAATTCAATTCAGtgcatgttttcctttttagaGTACATTATCTGTCCAATACGATGACAGCCCCTACCTCTGTGGGAGAAGCTCCATCATCTCCAGTCCAAGGTTCACCACCTCCTTTAACGCCAAGGACGTAGTTTATCCTTCTTTTAAATTAACTCCCCATGACACTCCCCCAGCATCAAAGATGAAGTACAGTAACCCAGAGGCTGCTTTGCAAAGAAAGCAGTCAGCATGTTCACTGGCAGCTTTAAGAGACGAAGGCCTCTTCAAGACCTTCCAGGACCCCGTCCAGAAGACGTATAGTGGAGATTTGCTTCAGAAACACTCACAGCGCTTTACTCAGGACAAACCATTCACTCCCAAGATCCTAAAATCAGATCAGAGCTCATACCTGTCGAAATATCGCTATTACAGAACACCGCAAAGGAAACCCACTCAGGATTATAGCGACTCAAAACTGATGAGACAGGAAACATATCATGCAAGGTACTTGGAAAACATCACACACTTTCATCTGAGTAAAGTGACATAGatgtctacactgcaaaaactcaaaatcttaccaggaatatttgtcttatttctaattaaaatgtctcatttttagtcaaaaaatctcattacacttaaaacaaaagtcattaccagaaaaataacttgttatttgacaattttcccctgtttcaagtaaattttcacttgaaataagtagaaaaatctgccggtgggacaagatttatcttctcattacaagcaaaaaaatcttgttccactggcagatttttctacttattttaagtgaaaatctaattgaaacgggtgaaaattgttgtttttgccagtgatgagtcttgttttaagtgtaatgagatttttttgactaaaaatgagacatattaactagaaataagacaaatattctcgttaagattttgagtttttgcattgtataattaatttactttttgcaaattttatttgtaaaatgttattcattcattctattctttttttcagCACAAGAAACAAGGAACACAAACAAGAACTCAATGAGCCATCTCAGGTATTTCTGAGGATTTTATTTATGGCACATGTATTTAAATtctataaaattgacatttcataGTGATGTTCTCATATTGACTATTTTGCCTGTTTGTATCTCATATTAGAAAAAGGTTTAGggattcctccttttttttagtTCAATAACAAAAGGTGACTGAAGTACTTTATAGCACTAAATGCCCCTTTGACTTTCTTATATTAAAAGGGATATTCTACAGATCGGGATTGGTCTGAGGATGAAGTCAATGACTCATATTTATCACCATCTGTACAAAAGAGTTCAAGAAGCACGAGCAGGGAATGTTATTTATATGGGTCCTCGACAGGGTAATGTCATTCAGTACAAAtttcacatacatttttttattttttatttacttgagCCAAATTTGACAGGAATTTGCACTCACTGTATAGGTTCTCGCCAGCTGCCGGGAAATCTCCCACAATGTGCCGTGTATCTGCAGAGTAAGTATTCCACAGCATCAGTTGATAAGTGTGTACATGTGTACAGGTTTGAATGGGATCAATGATGTTTTTCCACAGGGAAGAAGAATTAAAGTACCTCGAATTCATTTCTGCTGTAACAGAAGATATCTTGTCCAGAGCGCACATCTCCAACaggtatttttgtcttttttttttttgttttattctgttatctACTTAAAATATCTACATATTCAAGCCTTTCCTAGATTAGACTCTGGATACACAGATATCTGAGTATGTGTTTCCTGGGTGCACGTTCTTCTTGATTTCTAGGTTAATAAATTAACCATGTCTTCAACTTGTGTCTTGTTGAAGAGTTATTTAACTTATACTAAAGCACATCTTCCTTTTCTGAAAGGGTCCTAGAGAGGGTGATGAAACGACACATTGATATGAACCTGCATCACCTAAATGAGGTCAGTGCATTTTTTCATTAAATATCCTACATGTATTGAGCATTTTTGAGCATTGCATTTTTAAGCCTCAGAAAATGTTCTGCTTGTTTTCAGAGTAAAATGCGCCACCTACTGGAATTGCTGCGTAAGGATTTTGAAGCACCAACCAACATAGCCACGTCTGGTACAGAGactgaaaaaaggggaaatgaaGTGCTTGACACATTATTTTCACATCTGGGATGTGATGGGAAACAGTCGAAGACAATAGAGGACTGTTCCTTGTTCCCTTATGTGTCGCTGATAAAACATGGCAGTTCATCTAATAATGCTGATCCTTTCATGGTTTCTACACCTTCATGCTCTCATGACAGTACTACTGCTTCacccaaaataaatgaaaaggacTATGAGAGTGACTACGAAGGAAGGGACGTTGCTTGTTCATTGCACAATGCAGATCTTTCCAATGAAGGTACAGGCGATAACGAAGAGGACCTGCATCAGATAGACACACCAAGAAATGATGCCCAAAAAAACAGTGATCTGACCCAACCAAGCATCCATTTAGATGGCCAGTCCAAAGATCTGGATGATCTTGGAGAAAGTTTGGCAAGTTTGCACATGTCAAGCAATACACATTCTGAAACGGTGGAACCTGACGGAGAGCTGGACACAAACAAAGCCAGCTTTGTCAGTGATGATGAGTTCTAGGTTTTTCTCCATTCAGGTTTTTGATACCcttttaatatatatgttccACCTTTTAATAAATATGTTCCACCTTAAAATAGTTTTGTTCCAGAATCGTATTAGTAATATTTCATATCTTTGAAAGTATTAGTTTTATCAGAAATATTAAGCACTGGATTTTCTTTTCACGTTTTTCAAACATAATGCTGTAGCTTTAGCTGACATTTTCAGATTGCAGAgctatagcctatatatatatatatatatatatatatagatgtgtgtgtgtgtgtgtgtgtgtgtttttcttgaaGTATTCCTCTGATATGTAGCAACCGAGACTTGTCTGTTACCAGAAAGTGTCTTTCaattgcaataaaaaaaatattctgcttGTTGCACACTTTGATTGAACTAGTCAGTCATTTAAAACCTGATAATCCTTTGGTTTACAGGCAACAGGTGGACATAAGATTTGAGTATCGTGTTTGGGGGCATTTTGCAAATAAGTAATGTTTTGCACCATCACACACGTATGTGATTAGAGCTATCGCTGGAGCCGTGAGTCGATGATAAaggtaaacaaacagcagttcGTCCGTGTcccatttctggcattttcacCGTTCAGCATTCCAGCTGTCTGAGGTCATAGCACTGGAAACCTTCACGTATTCCTCCGCCGGGGAGGCACTACAAATACTTTTCAGCATATTTTCACAAAAACACGACCAGCCATTTAGTCTACACGAGACTATAAGTCAATTTGagtattttttttcacattacagGAGAAGGTAACACCTTTTTAAAACAGAAAGGGTGAAAGTATAGCCCCCCGCGGATGAAGAAGTGAAACACTTGTTGCTCTTCCAACCCCCAGGAAGCGGAGCATGGGACAGCGCTGCGATACTGGTCCTAAAAGTACTCATACAAACCCTTTTAAACCCTCGTAGAGACATAAGAAGCTGTTTTTAGTTGACATTGACGACGAACTCTCGGAGCAATTGGATAAAACAATTTCATCTGGTGGCTAACGGTAaggtaagcttttttttttttggcctccCAAAAtatttaagcctgatttatggttccgcgtgaaatcgacgcagggcctacggcgtaaggaACGCGGCGACctacaccgtacggtgtgcgtcgccgcgttccctacgccgtaggcctacGTTGGtcttacgcggaaccataaatcagcctttacaaggGACGTCGGGCTCCCGAGGGCGCCGTCTACATGCTGGAAAATAAGTTAGGAGGCTAATTCACTTTTGTGTGACAAGTTAACAGGGGATATAAATGAGTATGGTATTAAACTTAAATATACTGGTAGCAAATAAAGTGTTTAGTGATATTATTAGTCAT is a window of Cololabis saira isolate AMF1-May2022 chromosome 16, fColSai1.1, whole genome shotgun sequence DNA encoding:
- the spata7 gene encoding spermatogenesis-associated protein 7 homolog isoform X1, whose translation is MDSRAGSLSSGLGSNPGVGRRQTLKSNPFCPGTSSKLTQSIIKDHMVSHYKKVYSAKAEVDTSVPNSLLHSVKYKDQLRQERLRKRGRPLSANSFSQRTSRSSCLSAQSTLSVQYDDSPYLCGRSSIISSPRFTTSFNAKDVVYPSFKLTPHDTPPASKMKYSNPEAALQRKQSACSLAALRDEGLFKTFQDPVQKTYSGDLLQKHSQRFTQDKPFTPKILKSDQSSYLSKYRYYRTPQRKPTQDYSDSKLMRQETYHASTRNKEHKQELNEPSQGYSTDRDWSEDEVNDSYLSPSVQKSSRSTSRECYLYGSSTGFSPAAGKSPTMCRVSAEEEELKYLEFISAVTEDILSRAHISNRVLERVMKRHIDMNLHHLNESKMRHLLELLRKDFEAPTNIATSGTETEKRGNEVLDTLFSHLGCDGKQSKTIEDCSLFPYVSLIKHGSSSNNADPFMVSTPSCSHDSTTASPKINEKDYESDYEGRDVACSLHNADLSNEGTGDNEEDLHQIDTPRNDAQKNSDLTQPSIHLDGQSKDLDDLGESLASLHMSSNTHSETVEPDGELDTNKASFVSDDEF
- the spata7 gene encoding spermatogenesis-associated protein 7 homolog isoform X2 translates to MDSRAGSLSSGLGSNPGVGRRQTLKTFCPGTSSKLTQSIIKDHMVSHYKKVYSAKAEVDTSVPNSLLHSVKYKDQLRQERLRKRGRPLSANSFSQRTSRSSCLSAQSTLSVQYDDSPYLCGRSSIISSPRFTTSFNAKDVVYPSFKLTPHDTPPASKMKYSNPEAALQRKQSACSLAALRDEGLFKTFQDPVQKTYSGDLLQKHSQRFTQDKPFTPKILKSDQSSYLSKYRYYRTPQRKPTQDYSDSKLMRQETYHASTRNKEHKQELNEPSQGYSTDRDWSEDEVNDSYLSPSVQKSSRSTSRECYLYGSSTGFSPAAGKSPTMCRVSAEEEELKYLEFISAVTEDILSRAHISNRVLERVMKRHIDMNLHHLNESKMRHLLELLRKDFEAPTNIATSGTETEKRGNEVLDTLFSHLGCDGKQSKTIEDCSLFPYVSLIKHGSSSNNADPFMVSTPSCSHDSTTASPKINEKDYESDYEGRDVACSLHNADLSNEGTGDNEEDLHQIDTPRNDAQKNSDLTQPSIHLDGQSKDLDDLGESLASLHMSSNTHSETVEPDGELDTNKASFVSDDEF